A DNA window from Candidatus Tectomicrobia bacterium contains the following coding sequences:
- a CDS encoding molybdopterin-dependent oxidoreductase yields EAGCGLLAYVDKDDLKIRKIEGNPPHPASRGRNCAKGWVTLNQIYDPDRILYPLKRAGKRGEGKWVRVSWDEALDDIAARMRKAMREDRRNEIMYHVGRPGEDGFMFRTLAAWGTDGHNSHTNVCSSSARVGQFLWNGSDRPSPDFTNADAILLISSHLDTGHYFNPTAQRIIEAQMSGAKLIVVDPRLSNTAAKADIWLPAYSGTEGALLLAIARHLLETEQYDAEFVREWFNWADYLRAAHPGDEVSFESFIRRVKEEYAEFTFEYAAEETGVPAELIAEAAQAVARAGKRLSVHIWRAAATGNLHGWQIARCLYFLPSLTGAIGTVGGTGLASWHKFVPAHPNGAPGPKKWNELLYPPEYPLAFFEMSFLMPHLMKDKGHRVEVYFTRVYNPVWTNPDGFSWVEMLRDEEKMGCHVALTPTWSETAWFADYILPMGVATERHDNQSQETHPATWVGFRQPVLRVARERLGERFETTRETNPGEVWEENEFLIELSWRVDPDGSLGVRRHFESPYRPGEKITVEEYYRWMFENGVPGLPEAAAKEGLSPLEYMRKYGVFTVEDGIYEVHMSELNGGAEGAEIDPLTGAVRKDGQAIGSMSRGKPRAGFATPSRKLEFYSPTLAEWKWADQAIPRYEKTHVYWRELDRSRNEFDLLPNYRLPTLIHTRSAVKWLYEITHNNPLWLHTEDAQRLGVKTGDLVRVETEIGRFVTRCWVTEGLKPGIVAMAHHLGRWRLHEEMGAPRLASALVRLDEKDGRFQMRQIHGAEPFQSQDPDTARIWWREVGVNQNLAFPVNPDPLSGMHCWHQRVRVFKAAPEERYGDIEVDTGKSFEHYRKWLEMTRPAPGPGGLRRPLWFTRPNKPQPEAYKLPG; encoded by the coding sequence ATGCGCAAGGCCATGCGGGAGGACCGCCGGAACGAGATCATGTACCACGTCGGGCGGCCCGGCGAGGACGGCTTCATGTTCCGCACCCTGGCCGCCTGGGGCACGGACGGCCACAACAGCCACACCAACGTGTGCAGCTCCTCGGCCCGCGTGGGGCAGTTCCTCTGGAACGGCTCGGACCGGCCCTCGCCCGACTTCACGAACGCCGACGCCATCCTCCTCATCAGCAGCCACCTCGACACCGGCCACTACTTCAACCCGACGGCCCAGCGCATCATCGAGGCCCAGATGAGCGGCGCGAAGCTCATCGTGGTCGACCCGCGGCTCTCGAACACCGCCGCAAAGGCGGATATCTGGCTCCCCGCCTACAGCGGCACCGAGGGAGCGCTCCTCCTCGCCATCGCGCGCCACCTCCTGGAGACGGAGCAGTACGACGCCGAGTTCGTCCGCGAGTGGTTCAACTGGGCGGACTACCTCCGGGCCGCGCACCCGGGGGACGAGGTCAGCTTCGAGAGCTTCATCCGCCGGGTGAAGGAGGAGTATGCGGAGTTCACTTTCGAGTATGCCGCCGAGGAGACGGGCGTCCCAGCCGAGCTCATCGCCGAGGCGGCCCAGGCCGTGGCGCGGGCGGGCAAGCGGCTCAGCGTGCACATCTGGCGGGCGGCCGCGACGGGCAACCTCCACGGCTGGCAGATCGCGCGCTGCCTCTACTTCCTCCCCTCCCTGACCGGCGCCATCGGCACGGTGGGGGGCACGGGGCTCGCGAGCTGGCACAAGTTCGTGCCCGCGCATCCCAACGGGGCGCCGGGCCCCAAGAAGTGGAACGAGCTGCTCTACCCGCCCGAATACCCCCTGGCCTTCTTCGAGATGAGCTTCCTCATGCCCCACCTGATGAAGGACAAGGGGCACCGCGTCGAGGTCTACTTCACCCGGGTCTACAACCCCGTCTGGACCAACCCCGACGGCTTCTCCTGGGTCGAGATGCTCCGGGACGAGGAGAAGATGGGCTGCCACGTGGCCCTCACCCCGACCTGGAGCGAGACGGCCTGGTTCGCGGACTACATCCTCCCCATGGGGGTCGCCACCGAGCGGCACGACAACCAGAGCCAGGAGACCCATCCCGCCACCTGGGTGGGCTTCCGCCAGCCGGTGCTGCGGGTGGCGCGGGAGCGCCTGGGCGAGAGGTTCGAAACCACGCGTGAGACCAACCCCGGCGAGGTCTGGGAGGAGAACGAGTTCCTGATCGAGCTTTCCTGGCGGGTGGACCCGGACGGCTCCCTGGGGGTGCGCAGGCATTTCGAGAGCCCCTACCGGCCCGGCGAGAAGATCACGGTGGAGGAGTACTACCGCTGGATGTTCGAGAACGGCGTGCCGGGGCTTCCCGAGGCGGCGGCGAAGGAGGGCCTCTCTCCGCTCGAGTACATGCGCAAGTACGGCGTCTTCACCGTCGAGGACGGGATCTACGAGGTCCACATGAGCGAGCTGAACGGGGGGGCCGAGGGCGCCGAGATCGACCCGCTCACGGGGGCGGTCCGCAAGGACGGCCAGGCCATCGGCAGCATGAGCCGGGGCAAGCCCCGCGCCGGCTTCGCCACGCCCTCGCGCAAGCTCGAGTTCTACAGCCCCACCCTGGCCGAATGGAAGTGGGCGGACCAGGCCATCCCCCGCTACGAGAAGACCCACGTCTACTGGCGGGAGCTGGACCGCTCCCGGAACGAGTTCGACCTCCTGCCGAACTACCGCCTCCCGACCCTCATCCACACCCGCTCGGCCGTGAAGTGGCTCTACGAGATCACCCACAACAACCCGCTCTGGCTCCACACCGAGGACGCCCAGCGGCTGGGCGTCAAGACGGGGGACTTGGTGCGGGTCGAGACGGAGATCGGCCGCTTCGTCACCCGCTGCTGGGTGACCGAGGGCTTGAAGCCCGGCATCGTGGCCATGGCGCATCACCTGGGCCGCTGGCGGCTGCACGAGGAGATGGGCGCGCCGCGCCTCGCCTCCGCCCTCGTCCGGCTGGACGAGAAGGACGGCCGGTTCCAGATGCGCCAGATCCACGGCGCCGAGCCCTTCCAGAGCCAGGACCCCGACACCGCGCGCATCTGGTGGCGCGAGGTGGGGGTGAACCAGAACCTCGCCTTCCCGGTGAATCCCGACCCCCTGAGCGGGATGCACTGCTGGCACCAGCGGGTCAGGGTGTTCAAGGCCGCGCCGGAGGAACGCTACGGGGACATCGAGGTGGACACCGGGAAGAGCTTCGAGCACTACAGGAAGTGGCTGGAGATGACCCGGCCCGCGCCCGGCCCGGGCGGGCTGCGCCGGCCGCTCTGGTTCACCCGGCCGAACAAGCCCCAGCCGGAGGCGTACAAGCTGCCGGGATGA